One Antennarius striatus isolate MH-2024 chromosome 9, ASM4005453v1, whole genome shotgun sequence genomic window, AATGAGGTGTCAGCTCTGAGTCCTTTTCCAGCGAGACACACGAGCATCAATTTCACTACAAGCCAGTCAGGTAAGAAACGGGACAACGGGGATGAGATGAAAGAGGAGCGCTCTAATGATGTTGTTTCTGTatgctgtgtctgtgtctggcCCATGCCTCTCTTTCTTTcgtttcctctttctctctctctgctccaacttttttttttttttactcctgctATGTGGATAGGCGGTTGGCTAAATACAATTTCCTGTCAGAGCCAATAAAAGTCACtgtggagaaagaaaggaatgaGTAAGAGATGGGAAAACTAAACTACAAACAGGAAAACGAGATCAGCGTTGAGAAGGGGGAGAGGAGTGCTGAATCAAAGTGCACCATTACACAGTTTTTCCAAGAAACTGAACAACTGAAGCTAAATAGTCTTAAAACCTTCTTGCGTCTGCTCGAAAGAGTTTATTGATTATATGAAAGACAAGCCAGAAACAGTCGTATGATGGCTAGGGAATGTAACTAGATCTTAATTGGTCCATGAAATGGCCCATTACGTATTCATGTTCTACAAAATATTCTATaacactgccccctagtggtcgCCTATTCTCCAACACGACATTTGTCCTTGCTTGTTGGTGATTTTCTGAACGACtgaccaatcaatcaatcaatcaatcaatcaatcaatcaatcaatcaatcaatcaatcaatcaatcaatcaatcaatcaatcaatcaatcaatcaatcaatcaatcaattaatcatgCATACACCATCTCTCCCATAGTTCCCAGTACagttcccatcatgcatcagcTGAGTCGAGCACCAGAGTCTATCACTCTCTCCTGGCCTCAACCGGACAGACCCAACGGAGACATCCTGGAGTACCAGCTGAGATACTATGACAAGGTACATACCCACATaaatactgcacacacacatctaagcTTGCAGCACAATTACCAAAGTGACAACATGACTCTGAATGTCTTTCCTCTGCTCGCCTCAGGGTTCAGATGTGGACAGCGGTACCAGTGTCTCCAGTGTGACCAACACGGTGACCGTTGACTCGCTGATTCCTGGTTCTATCTATGCCTTCCAGATCAGAGCTCGAAATGAGCGGGGTTATGGCCCCTACAGCAACACCATCTACTTCACCACACTGCCTCTGGGTAGGTATTCACTGTTAAACTTGATAAATCCATTGCGAAGCGCTTCGCTAAGGTTAACGCATAACTGAACCACTGAAATTTACCAGAGGcttcaataataatataaataaataatagaacATTGCTGTCAGCTAATTAGTAAAAGACTGCAGTGTAGGTTGACTTAACCTTTACTCATGATGACATCTTTTAAAGAAGACGGAGTTTAGCTTCAACCAAAGTGATAAGATAAGATTATACAAACTATTCCTCCTTTTATTAGAAAGATTGTTGACTTGAAGGCAGCTCAGTTTAATCGACTTTATTTGAACATGATGATCTACTCGTACTTCCTTTCCAGGGAGTCcttgaaaattaatttacaaGTGGAAAACATCTCAGGTTTAAACTTTTACTGTGGACCATTATGTAGTTGAATGAAACATTCAATGCTGAAAAAGCCATGACTGATTTTACTAATGAAAGAACACAAGGAATATGCTCAGccccagtaaaaaaaaattgttttctccCTCAGAGGAACATTCACAGCAGATCCAGAACCGGCTTCCTCTGTTGGTCGGGTCAGTCATGGGTGGAGCAGCATTTCTCCTGGTGGTGGCAGCAATTGTGGTTGTGGTGATTTTTCGCAGGTACTGTAAGTCTTTAATCCAGTTGTGTCATTGCATGGATGGTCTATCTTTTAATCGTGTGTATTttcacttcttttcttttttttcacagtaAGAGGAGGGAGAGTCCATACAGTGACAGACTCCAGCGGTACATCAGTCACAGAGGTGAGAATTAATGTCATCAATTTAGTGTAATTCAGTTTCGTTTCAATTTTGTTTAGTCACATCAAGTACACTCTTGAAAGTGAGATGTTTGCTATGTGCTAAAGGACATTTTctaacaacatttaaaatgattcgGAGGCATCCTTCATAATAAAAGTCTGTCACATAAGCAGATTGGTCTCTTTCgtgtaatataatttaatttgatgttgATTTCTTGAATTAACAGGATTCATTTCAAGTAAATATCCTTTTTTCTCTCAGAAACAAATCATTAATTCAGGTTTCAGAGTTTTGCTTTGCCTAAAAAAATTAGATGAAttacatgaaatatttatgtaaaTGAATATGGCAGacttttttatttagaaacagaatttaacttttaatgtctttaaaacTGGAGTTTGTTCTTAATAATTACTTAATGGTAAAATGGTAATGGTATGGTTATTGTATAGTGGTAAAATGTCTTCTAAATTCCAGGTGGAGTTAAGTATTATGTGGATCCCTCTACTTATGAGGACCCCAGTGAGGCTGTCAAAGAGTTCGCCCGTGAAATAGATCCCACTCATCTCAAGATTGAGGAGGTGATTGGTGCAGGTAGGCCTGATGCTCTTATTTCTTTACTAATTCATCACACACAACTATCAGTGTAGttaatctgccccccccccctctctgctACAGCCCAGTTTGGGGAGGTCTCCCGGGGACGCTACCGCCCTCTGGGGCGCAGGGAGTCACTGGTGGCAGTGAAGACTCTACGCTGGGGTGCATCTGACAGAGAGAAGGGGATGTTCCTCAGTGAAGCAGGAGTCCTGGGACAGTTTGACCATCCCAATGTTCTGAAGTTGGAGGGTGTGATCACGCAAACCCCCCCAGAAAGGATCATCACCGAATTCATGGAGAACGGATCCCTGGACACCTTCCTGAGggtgaaacaacaacaacaacacactgtCAACAGTTTCCTTTGactttaaacacatttcacttCACTAAATCAAAgaaccccctcccctcctcccatctgcctctctttccctctccccTCTCATTACACTCCTAATTTCTTCCAGGAGAATGAGGGTCAGTTCAGCATCCTCCAACTTGTGGGGATGCTCAGAGGAATCGGTGCAGGAATGCGTTATCTCTCCGAAAGAAACTTTGTCCACCGGGACCTAGCTGCTAGGAATGTGTTAGTCAACTCCAACCTGGTCTGTAAAGTGTCTGACTTCGGCCTGTCTCGACTCATGAGGGGCCTGGACCACAACATACCTACATACACTGCCTCACTGGTACGTGTCAGTAaattgaagctttttttttgtttgtttaaacgTGTTACTGATTCAGTTCCTCCATCAGGGCAGCAAGATTCCTGTGAGGTGGACTGCACCAGAAGCCTTTCAACATCGAAAGTTCAGCTCAGCTAGCGATGTCTGGAGCTTCGGCATACTCATGTGGGAAGTGATGTCATACGGAGAGCGTCCATACTGGGACATGAGCAATCAAGAAGTGAGTGTGTGGGAGAATATAGCCTGAGCACAGGAAGTCAGAagtatttttcatcattttacaactaaaaacaaaatattgttgttATAAACTAAATTTAATATTATATGTTAATTGTGATAAAATGCCACACAGATTTATTTAGGGGTTGTTTTCACACTCATGATCCTTCGATGACCAATGACCTTTTCTGAAAATAGCAATTGCTTTTCTGAAAATAGCAATTGCACAAGACTCCTACTTGTGTCTCTTGGCAGGTGATGAAGGCAGTAGCAGAACAGTATCGTCTCCCTGCTCCACACAACTGCCCCCCTGCCCTCCACTCCCTCATGCTTCAGTGTTGGCAGGCTGATCGAGGGGACCGTCCAGGCTTTGAGTCCATCCTGTCCTCTTTGGACCGGCTAATCAGGCACCCTGCCTCCCTGAAGACAGAGCCAACTCGGTGAGGCAGCAGAAAGCAGAGCACAAGCAGCAGCTGATCAATGAAATGTAGAGACATAAATTCTCATGTTCTAACTTTTCCCTGTATACAGAAGCTGCTCTCAGCCGCTGCTTAGCCCCACCCCCACAGACTTATCATCGGTGGCATcagtctctgattggctgagggcGTTGAGGATGGAGAGATACCAGGATGAATTCGATCAAGCTCACCTGGACACATTAGACAGAGTCAGCATGCTCACCATGGAGTGAGTACAATGTAGAGGACTTCTTAATCTATTGttgtattaattattttttcaccaCTGGCTTGTGATGCCAACACATGTGGACCATGTGTTGGGAAAATTCCCAACACATGGTCCACTTActttaaatgtttcaaacaaAGTTAAGACACCTTTTCACCGGCGTCATTATAAAGAATTgatctttcatttgtttttattcaggcTCAGAGTTAATCAATTTTCTATGATCAGATATTTTGGGGATAGTGAGGTTGTTCAAGGCGTAAATATTggcaatttttaatttttattcaagtactttaatgaataataaaaaataagccGTGGTACGAAAAAGAAAAGTCGGATCAATTCAAAGCATCAATCAACacaactgttttaaaaaaaatagaaatccaCCTGCTATGTCCTCCAGCTGAGCTTGTTGAACTCTTTGTTCCTCTTCTCTACCTCAGTGATGTCCAGAACCTCGGAGTTAACCTGCTGGGACACCAGAGGAAGATCGTCAATGCGGCCCAGCAACTCAGAGCCTACCTGATGCAGGggcaggtggaggtgtgaaATCCACCTTCAACCTGAGCCATGGATTTCTGTGGTTTTCACATCTCCGCTCGTTGTGCCTGCTTTGTGTAACATGTCATGTCAATGGAGCACACTTTAAGCCAAAATGGAAAGAGAATCACCTTTCAGTTGTGTATTTCTTTGACTGTGTATTCCGATAAACCTGACAATCCAACCAGAAAAAAGGGGATCGGCCTTCCTGTCTGTCGCTCAAGACAAATGAGGAGAGATGCACCATGGGAGCAGCAGTTGAGATTAGAGTGAGAGTAGGAGTTGCTGAGGAGGATTAGGACTTTAAAGATTCCTCGACGTTTTTCACTAGATTTCACTTTACTGTCGTTTGCCTTTGCTCGTCACCCAGCTACAGCCCTACCTCTCACTTTCCTGTCCACTCCTGTTCCTCccttaaatattaaaatattctcactcacaggaaaacatttaaagaaaaaacatttttggcagTACTTCTGGAGATTTCTCCACACAAAGAATGGCGTGAGGACAATCAAATCCTTTTTCTAGTATCTTCTCTATCTAATTTGCCAAATGATAGAACCTGTCGGCATAAATCAAACCATACTACCTACTTTTGCAGCCTCTTGTTTGCCTTGTTTGTCACTGaattgaaaaacatgtttaacatgCAAAGAAAATACGAGTCTAAAATCAGACTTAAAACCCAAAGGTTAGATCTATTATTGCCATTATATTAAGCAGAATATGCTATATCAGTAAGCCATATTTCTCCCTGTTTAAAAGGCCTATTCAGGGTTTCAGGGCTGCCCCGTTTGTACAGCTCACTTTCACTTCCTCATTGACAGCAGTGATGTGATTCTACACGTCAGCTGTGAATACAAACTTCCATCTGTGAGAAGGACAGAACTGAACAGCACCCACCTTTACATTTCAGAATTcacctcttttttattttttattataagagTAAGAACACTTAGTTGTGGGGGCGCTGTGAATGTGTGAAAAGGGAAAGATGGACATAATCTGATCTGATATACACTTGAAGGAAAAATAATATGAGGTTGTACCCGTGTGTCTGTGCAcatcatggtgtgtgtgtgtgtgtgtgtgtgtgtgtgtgtgtgtgtgtgtgtgtgtgtgtgtgtgtgtgtgtgtgtgtgtgtgtgtgtgtgtgtgtgtgtgtgtgtgtgtgtgtttgagacaaGTGTGTCAGGCTACACACATCATTAGCTGTGTTAACATGTATGAGTGTTCACCACTACTCCATAATTGTgcaaatttgtaaaataaatatgattttatttaaatgttgcaGTTTCTTCTTATTTTAAAACAAGCTATCTGTCCTATTAAAGCTGAAGCTCACAACACACTGCAATCCATTTGTAAATGGAAAGTACCACACTATTCAGCATTTGGAGATaagtactgtaaaaaaaaaaaatcctttcacCTTGACCCGTTAGGGGCCGCCACAGAATGTCATcctttttctatttcatttgtttggtaGAGGTTTTGTACTGGATGCCCTTAATgctgcaaccctctgtatttatccaggctcaGGAtcggcctacagttgacactggcttgtgccccacGTAGGGCTGCAGATACAGCCAcgggaatttttttatttaacatgcaAAAAGAAACAGTGGCTAATATTTAGTAGTCATAGTGTTATtatagcatgttagcatgctgacaATTGCTAATTACgaataaacacaaatttttttttgcaggtcaTAAACTGGTCATATTAAAAAATTCTGATCTTATCTGGCTGAAAAGTTATTGACTAAGAATAAATTAGTCCCAAAACTACTTTTTTCCTCCTACTAGTGGCTGACATTGTGTTTCACAGTACAGAAGGTAGAGTAAAAATGTTCTGTACAAAAATGGTCACAAAGCTGCACATGGGGTGTAGTTCTTATTATCATGAAGATTCACTTCAAAGAAAAACTAACAGTCCAACAAACACATCTGATTAAAAGAGGACATTTTTACAACTCCAGATGATGACAAAGAAGAGGATATGTGGAAAAAACTTTTCCATCGATCCATATTCATATTTTCAACAATGAAAACGGACTTAAAAGCTGGCGCATATGCAGATCATAGCATTTTGTCATGACTCATATATCTATCAGCTTGATTTGTTGAGACCTCAGTTATTTAATGAACATGCTAATGTGGTTAAAGTCGTACATTTGGCTTCATAATACACATTTATATGTTCGCCTACATGTACTAATATCACCTTCACGCTCTTAAGAGTGAGTACTGTATATCAGCAGGTTTGCCTGGAATCTGAGTTTGGATCTGCTGGGCTCAGCGCAGACACTTGTTTCCCACATGTCTCTTTGTTGCTGATATCACAACAGATTTGGCCTGATAGCAAGACCGCTTACACAAACTCCAATGTAACCCTGCCGGTCTGATGGTACTCAGTTATATTCTGCTCTATCATGCTATGAtctcatttttttaattccagcTATCCTACTTTAAAGATTTTAGTGATTTAGTGTCtccaaacaaagacaaacaggacGTGGCCCAACATTTTTTGTGTGCCCTTGTGACAAGTATTCAAAATGCGTGATAAGAAggcaattttttaaataaacatccCTTAAGGAACGTCACTCAAAAGTAGgagattacttttatttttgtacacaTTCATAGGGATTAAATTCTAAAATTCTATATTGTCTCACAGAAGGCCATTTATTCTCATGTGGAGATACAGAAGGAGAAACAAATGTGGACACAAACCTGAGAGTATAATCAGAAAGAGCTGTAAGCGTGATTTAATGAGCACAGTTTGAACCTGCTGACATTAGTGGTGATGCGATACTTTTCATTTCAGTAATCATCATTACCTTTATCAGGTTAAGTccctttttattgttttagatCAGTGTCTAAGTGTCACGACTGTACGACAGACGTTTTTCTTGATTGTTTGCTATGGTTTCCCAGCTCTGCTCAacagtgttgatgtgtgtgtccaaaaacagaagacacaaaccacaaaatcatgtttttatggTGTTATTGTTTCTTTATAAAGACATTAACAGTGTGGAAACCACTGGTCTTTATGATGCTGCTTAAAGATGGTGCTCGCCGTCTGGTAAACAGCTATTATCCCCACGCTACTAAGACTACCACATCTGCAGCCATTATCAGAGCCTCCAATGGAGTTTTACTAAGGCCTGTTGATCCTGTGACTGACCAGAATGTTAGTCATGACCTATAAAAGGCACAACAAAACACTCCTATCCTACATCCAATCTAACCAAAGATGTAAAAGTTGACTGATTCAGCAGTTTACAAATACTACACAAATGTAGAGATATGGTTTGTGATTCaggttcagttttttttaaacatgatttctcctgaaaataaatattgataatGCCACAGGGTCAAATTAAATGCAGCTTTGTTTTTCAGCCTCAGAGGAAAGTGACATGATGCTGCCAACCTCAAAATGATTATTTTGTCCTTTGTAATGTGGCAATTATCATGTTTGTGATCATGCCTGTTGACACATCAATGGTGCTAAACATGGAAAATCATTGTGAATGAAACTACCTCagtgtacatgtgtgtacaaGATGCAATTTGTTGAAAAATCATAGATCATGTCCGTGTTTACTCTGACGAATAATTACACCTGAATAAATTTATAATAGATCAGAAATGATCAAATTCAATTTGAACATAGGTGCTTTAAAATCAGGTTCAAATTGAAAATTGAAAGAGATCAAAAACTGAGGTTCCAACATTGATATATGGTAATTTTCAAACAGGTTTTACTCAGAATCACTTGAAACAATAGCTGCAATGTGTTGCCTGTCATGATGATCCTGAATTGTCTCAGTGGCCACGCAGGTTTTGTAGTGGTTAGTGGAATGCAGACAGGTATGGTGATAACATTGACATATACTGGGATTATGGACTGGACCATAGTCGCTTAATTTCTAAGGTGACAGAATCCTGACAGCAAATTCAAATCAGCATGATAAAGGATTTCCCGGTCTGCCTGTGAGTTGAATCTTAAAGCCAAACTTTCTCTTTGGGATTCTTGGCTTGCGGTGAAATCCGACCCGCTCATTAAAGCCTTACTCTCTCTGTCTTACCTGTCCACTGGTCTCTCATCCGCCCTCTCCACACATTCATTCTCAGTGCCTCCATATGTCTCCTCCCTCATGTCTGGGTCATATATAATGGTGATGCCTTAAAGAGTTCACTTCTCTTTAGGGACATATTTAGGAATTGTCTCTTTTGACTGACTGTTATGACTGAGGATCACCAAAAGTTAAGGAGTGGCATTTTGATAATTTAAGGgtaagtttaatttttttgatggtttggcattgtttttttgtttgttttttaaactgcaACTGAGTAAAAAAGCTACAAAATTTactctgtgggtttaataatatatttttgtttttacatttttaaaatgtaatcaaagtTCAATGTCTTAATGTCTTAAACTTATTACTTCTTTCTGGATGTCCTCCTACATAGACATCATCCTTCATTTGTTCCTTCCCTTCAAACATCAGGTGTCAATGTCACCATCTCTGGCCAGATCTGCTCCAAGTGAGCTCAACCATTGGTGGAGCCAACTGAGGTTtcgccttcaaaataaaaagggaTGGAATGAGATGTTGGATGAGACATTTCTGTTGTACACCAAAAAGTAAGAAAtgaattgataatcaataaattGATGTATGTATAAATGACTTTGATACATGTTTTGTTTCCCTCTGTCCATTTCTACTCTCAGCATAAATGACATCCCCCTCTTCTATGCGGCTAAAAAGAACAATGCAGATTGCATCAAGAAGCTACTAAGTTGTGCATCCACTAACATCTTTGAGCGAGGTAAGGCTAAATTTTattcaatcatttatttattattcatatattcatcTGTTCAAGGCAGTCAGTTATAAACCGATATTGTGATTCCTTCGCTCAGGTGGTCTCGGTGAGACGGCATTGCACATTGCAGTGATGAATGATAACCTGGAAGCTGCTGTAGCGCTGATGGACGGCGCCCCTGAACTCATAAATGAGCCCATGACCTCCGAGCTCTTCCAAGGTTGGTGTACGACCATCCACAAgcgtgcacagacacacagcagagacactcatttgttttaaattcacttgaaaaagttatatgcgtgtgtgtgtttgtgtgtgtgtgcttgaaaTTATCTATAATGGTGTGTTCTCACTCTAAAATTTTTAATTACCGAAGACTTAACTGAATCAAAAGATTTTCAATAATAGTTCGATTTGATGTATATTTTGCAAcgtggatccagatcagactttGATGTGTGGTGCATCATATGAGGATTTGACTGCGAGATTTTTCTTTTAGCACAAATTGTCAACATTATTCTTAAAGTTAGAAATAAAAACCTTGCTAATGCCCTCATTCCGCAAAGCTAAATAATATGGAATTCCAAAGTATCCATGTAGCAATAATTCAGCTTTTTGTCAAGTCAGTCGATGTCACAACCCTTTCTCATTTCAAATACCACAACATTTAcaccataaaatataaataatttataaaagatTCAAATTATAAACAAgtctaaagttaaaaaaaatgtggataAATAAACTGCTTCTTGCCCACATTAAAGTATCAGGGCACAACCAAGTTTATGGATAAATATTTGAACAAATACactgacaaaataaatacatttacccAAGCATAGACTGGCCAGCAGTATGAAATTAAGTATCAAATTGTTGAAATTGCTTGTAGACTTCTgtacctttatttaaatattttagtgtCAAATTTTAATGTCAGCTGTATGTACATGTCATGGAGATCTTTATAATGTGTATTGCactgtgtgaaaatgtgttgaATGGTTGTTTATACAGCATACAGCTAAACTGATAAGGAACATAACTGTTAACATAAGCTTTACCTGAGTCTCACTTTAAACAGCAGGAGAAACCGGTGTGATTAAAAGCAGCTCATTCACTGATGTATATGGATGTCCTTAATCTCCCTCAGGCGTGACTCCTCTCCACATCGCCGTGGTGAATCAGAACATCAATCTGGTTCATCATCTGATTAGTCGTGGTGGTGACGTGGCTACACCTCGAGTCACTGGCCTGTACTTCAAGAAGAGGATAGGAGGACTCTTATATTACGGTAAGAAGGGATTATTTAAATGATCTTTATACTTATGTTACCAGATTGGGCAGAGCTTGAACTGGAACTGAGAGAATCTAGCTATAAATTATTGATTTAAGCTAAGGTTGATCAGAAGCTGagcatttattatttaacactGTTTACCCAAAACCCCCAAAATTGAGGGTCAGATAAATGTTTTGATCACAAATGGAAGAGAACTATTCAAAGAGGTAGTTATTTAGTCAGTTATACAGTTTGTTAAGATAGCTGAATAAGAActagatttctttctttcattctttctttctttcttcatttattGGGAGAAAAACTAATCGTTACTTTGACACAGTTTACTCAAATCAAAATCATACTGTtgaaaactatatatatatatatacatatatatatatacagtatatatacacatacatacatacacacacagtatatatatatgtgtgtgtgtatatatgtatatatactgtatatatatagcaTATAAAAGTATACatcatatatataaatatctgAACCCAGACATATCTTTATTTCATCATAAGAGCATTTGCTAGTTAATTATgatgcttttttaaatgttattccACAAAACATATGTATTTGTCAAGCAGGCGAGCACATCCTTTCTTTTGCTGCATGTGCTGGGAATGAGGACATTATATCCATGGTAATCGATGCGGGGGCCAGCACCAGGGTCCAGGATTACCGTGGTATGAACTTTGCATCAGTCTGATATTAAAACAATCCATTAagtcttttttcatttcaactcgTGTCTTTATTGTCTTCTACCTTTACCATATAAATTCTCTCTTCTCTAGGTAACACAGTGCTTCATGTTTTGGTATTGCAACCCAACAAGACAATTGCATGTCAGGCCATTGACTTGATTTTGACGCGTGATGCAGAGCTGGACCAGTCGGTTCCACTCGACATGGTGCCGAACTACCGAGGCCTTACACCTTTTAAACTCGCTGCCAAAGAGGGAAACATCGTTGTGAGTGCAGccaggtggtggtggttggttgGGGGGAGGTTGCAGGATGAAAACCTAACACGAAAGGTGGAGCAGATTATTTCACTAATCTGATCCTCACTGCTGTGatcccctctgtctctctcaggcATTTCAGCACTTAGTTAATAAAAGGCGTTTAGTCCAGTGGAGTCTGGGCCCTTTGACCTCTTACCTATATGACCTGACGGAGATTGATTCATGGGCCGACAACACGTCAGTGCTAGAACTCATCGTGGGCAGTCCACAGAGAGAGGTGTGACAAAACACATTCAGCTTTCTGTTGACATCACAGGCTATTCAAAAGAATTATAACATCTGGATTATGCTAAAAAGAAACTGAACAAAACTTTGACTTGGATTGCAGGCAAGAGGTATACTAGAAGTAACCCCAGTGAGGCAGCTTGTTAGCCTGAAGTGGAACTTGTATGGAAAACATTACTTCAGGTAGAGTGACACCAGCAGCTGTAGTAAAACACCTGAGCTGTTCTCCTTCTAGCCTCATTTAACAAGTGTTATTTCGTCTCTCACTCTTGCATCAGGCTGCTGTTGGTGCTTTATCTCCTCTACATTGGCACCTTCACACTGTGTTGTACATACCGCCCCCTGAAGGACGCTCCAGAGAACTACACAAAGTCAGACATGGACAAAACTATCCGAGTTCAGAAAACACTTGATGTGCGTTGAAGTTATAAATGTGcaaatttgatatttaaattttaatgcatATAACCATGATATATCCCCACATACATAGATATTGTACCTGATTGTACTTGACATGATTACTTCCATTTTATGCCACTTTTATTCTACAATCATTAAGATACTCACTAAATGGATTTAATAACTCACTCCTACATTCATTTATCAACTTAATTGATTCATTTAAGATGTATGAAAATACCAAAAGTATGT contains:
- the trpv6 gene encoding transient receptor potential cation channel subfamily V member 6 produces the protein MSPSLARSAPSELNHWWSQLRFRLQNKKGWNEMLDETFLLYTKNINDIPLFYAAKKNNADCIKKLLSCASTNIFERGGLGETALHIAVMNDNLEAAVALMDGAPELINEPMTSELFQGVTPLHIAVVNQNINLVHHLISRGGDVATPRVTGLYFKKRIGGLLYYGEHILSFAACAGNEDIISMVIDAGASTRVQDYRGNTVLHVLVLQPNKTIACQAIDLILTRDAELDQSVPLDMVPNYRGLTPFKLAAKEGNIVAFQHLVNKRRLVQWSLGPLTSYLYDLTEIDSWADNTSVLELIVGSPQREARGILEVTPVRQLVSLKWNLYGKHYFRLLLVLYLLYIGTFTLCCTYRPLKDAPENYTKSDMDKTIRVQKTLDESYVTYEDNLRLAGEIISVLGALIILLLEIPDILRVGAKRYFGQTALGGPFHVILISYACLVVLLCVFRASEVQGEAVVMALCLVLGWSNVMFFARGFEMLGPYVIMIQKIIFGDLTKFMWLSFIVLIGFSTSLWMVYMTQEPESIPSYRSFPITLFSQFELSVGLIDLPVDHTIATPPIVHVLHCAFSVVSYILLLNLLIAMMSDTHWRVAQERDELWRTQVVATTLMLERRLPRCLWPRLGVCGLNYGLRENWYLRVEDRNDPMFQKMRRYIKAFSKEDEKEENVDTMKESISGTPKLRPKNRGLFNNRKSLTGWQMIRHSALGLDMGQEELTDDQDIKYV
- the ephb6 gene encoding ephrin type-B receptor 5, producing MWSVFLSLCLFLQPISAEEVMLLDTTESTSELGWTTYPDTGWDEVSILDDRGKIIRTFEVCNVNQNPRLQDNWLATPFLYRHSAPRIFVTLRFSVRDCASLRSPSPTCRETLTLFYKQADSQRELEKTWVAEPSTGERETREGWVKIDTIAADKSFSKVEPSSPHQYQPNRYSRINIKTRSFAPLTRNGFVLAVVDSGACVSLMGVSIFYRRCPATSVYLASYPATPSGAEPTALVPKNGTCVPNSRTQGSTPPRMHCNAEGEWMVPVGGCVCDAGYEQNLNGSACLACPVGYFKSVSGSIPCSVCPSNSRTSQEGSTVCECRSSFYRAANDANSSACTTPPSAPVSLSWEYESGDGGVSLRWRPPVDMGGRSEVWYGVVCRICPSANFTNPASCSWCGEGVTFSPSQTNLKQTKVTLNNLLTRVTYLIQVQAMNEVSALSPFPARHTSINFTTSQSVPSTVPIMHQLSRAPESITLSWPQPDRPNGDILEYQLRYYDKGSDVDSGTSVSSVTNTVTVDSLIPGSIYAFQIRARNERGYGPYSNTIYFTTLPLEEHSQQIQNRLPLLVGSVMGGAAFLLVVAAIVVVVIFRSKRRESPYSDRLQRYISHRGGVKYYVDPSTYEDPSEAVKEFAREIDPTHLKIEEVIGAAQFGEVSRGRYRPLGRRESLVAVKTLRWGASDREKGMFLSEAGVLGQFDHPNVLKLEGVITQTPPERIITEFMENGSLDTFLRENEGQFSILQLVGMLRGIGAGMRYLSERNFVHRDLAARNVLVNSNLVCKVSDFGLSRLMRGLDHNIPTYTASLGSKIPVRWTAPEAFQHRKFSSASDVWSFGILMWEVMSYGERPYWDMSNQEVMKAVAEQYRLPAPHNCPPALHSLMLQCWQADRGDRPGFESILSSLDRLIRHPASLKTEPTRSCSQPLLSPTPTDLSSVASVSDWLRALRMERYQDEFDQAHLDTLDRVSMLTMDDVQNLGVNLLGHQRKIVNAAQQLRAYLMQGQVEV